The nucleotide window CTCGACGACCGCCCCGTCGGCCGCCGCGAGGTCGTCGCCCGGGAGCGACGCTGCGGCCGGCTCGCCGACGACCGGCCGAGGATCGAGTACCTGTCGCGCGACGCCCTCGACGTCCGTTACCCGGCCCGCGTCGTCGACCACCAGCAGTCCGTCGCCCAGCGCCTCGACCCAGCGTCTGTGGGCGATCGGTGCGAGGTCGAGGAAGTCGTACCGGAACAGGGCCAGTCCGATGATGACCCCCGAGAGGGCGAAGGTGAACGTCGTCAGGTCGAGGTTCGGGATCGGGCTCGCCCCGAGGGTGAAGGCGACGTTGGCGCCGAACGGGAGCATCGCCGCGGCGGTGATGAGTCCGGCTTGCTTGCGGTGGAGCCGGGAGCCGGAGACGGCGACCCACAGCAGCAGGCAGACGCCCGCCAGGATGAGGAGGTACACGTACCCGATGTGCAGGAGGTAGATGGGACCGATGCCGAACTCGACGATCGGTGCCGCGCCGGCGGAGGCCGGCCGAGGGTTCCGCCAGATCAGGCCGGCGGGCTTCAGCCAGACCGCCGCGGCGAACGCGACCGGTTCGAGCGCGAGCACGGCGACCACCCACCGTCGGAGTACCCCGTCGAAGCCGGCGTACCGGACGGCGAAGACGAACCAGAGCGGGCCGATGGTGCTGCTCACCGAGAACGACACCTGCTGCCAGAACAGCTGCGTCCCCGGGTCGGTGTAGCCGATCTGGATAGCGTAGGCGGCTGACCACGCGAAGAGAACGCCGATCACCGCGATGAACGGCCTGGCGGCGGGTTCGCCGCGGTGACGCCAGGCGCCCGCGAAGACGCCGAGGGCGATGACCGCGGCGAGGAGCGGCGGGACGGAGTAGATCGTCGGCACCCAGGGCACGAGGCGCCGCTTTCTCCCGGGGTAGCAAAAGATTATCTCAGTCAGCGCATGGATGCCAGCGGCACGGCCAGCGACGCGTCGACGGAGAGCCAGTGGGTGAGCACGTCCTCCTCGTCGACGTCTCGCGGCGAGAGGGTGCACCGATCCGGGGAGTCGTCGTACCGGACCACGGCCAGTTCGAGACCCGACGGGGGCACGAACCGCGGATCCGATTCCGCGGCGGGGGTATCGGAGTGGGCGGCCATCACCAGCATCTGGTCGGGGGTTCCACTTAACACCCGCTAAGTGGTGTTCGGAGGGGTATTGAGCGGTCCGGAGACGCCGGAGGCGACGGGGTTTTCCGCCCGGACGCCCGACGGAGCGTCGTGAAGTCGCTCGAATCCGAACTCGCGGAGGCGCGCGCGCTCGAGGAGGACGCCCTCGCGGACGCCATCGAGTCCATCGGGTTCGAGTGTACGCGGTGTGGCGCCTGCTGCAAGAGCGAGGAGCCGAGCGCCTCGAAGGACGCGAGCGGGGAGTTCGACGACCGGCAAGCGAGCGACGGGACGGACCCGCACACGGCGACGGTGTTCCCCGACGAGATCCGGGACCTCCAGGCCGCCGGCGACTACGACTTCCGCGACGTCGCCCGGCCGATGCCGTACGGCCTCGTCGACGGCCCCGACGGACCGTCGGGGGAGACGTTCGAGTGGGCGCTCCAGACCGACGCGTGCGGGGACTGCACGTTCTACGAGGAGGACGGCGAGGGCGTCGGCGCCTGCACCGTGCACGAGGACCGGCCGCTCATCTGCGAGACGTACCCGTTCAGCGTCGCGCTCGGCGGGACGTCCCAGCCGATGGGCGAGGCCGTGGACGGGGAGGGGATGGTCCGGGCCCACGAGTGTGAGGGGCTCGGACGCGACATCCCGAGAGCGGACGCCGAGGATCTCGCGGGCGCGTTGAAGGAACGGGCGATCCGCGAACTGGAGGAGGCCATCGCGGTTCGGGACAACTACGAACCGGTCGACGCCGACGAGGGCGATATCGTCGTCCACGATTCGGAGGGCGCGAAGCGTGTGGACGGGACGCCGTTCGAAGACGCGAGCTAGCTCCGGATACATGCGAGCTGTCCGAAATCGGGGTCGACCGTGAGCTGACCGACTCCCGCCTTCAGGTCGCTACCGCCCTGCTCACTCGATGCCTCTCTCGCGTGCTCCTTCTCGAATCCCCGCAGCGCGCTTGCGGACGCGGGAGACGTATCGTTCGATCTTCTCCGGTTTCTCCCCGTAGAAGGAGGCGATCCAGTGGACGTCGGTGTACGGCTGCGTGAGGAAGTACGCGACGAGCGTGTCGCGGCCGGCCTGGATGATTGTTGGCGGGACGCCACGCTCGCCGGTCCCCGCCTCCTCGAAGCCGTTGACGTCGAAGTAGACGTCGGCGTACAGCGTGGCGAGGTCCGGGTCGTCGAACTCGATCCCCTCGTGCCGGGGCGCCTCGAACCGGTAGCTGTCGTCGCCGTCCGGGCTGGCCTGCCTGACGATTCGCACCTCCAGGATGTACTCGCGGTACGTCGATTCCCTTGTCGCTGGCGTCGTCTCGTCCGCTGCCGTCGGCGTGTCTGATCGGGACATCGTTGATCGAGGGTTCGTCGCGATTACTCGTCCCCGGCGTCGTCGGAGCTGGAGTCGCTACCGGCGGTACCGTCGTCATCGGCACACGGTCCCCGACCATCAGTTTCGCTGACGAGGACACCGCTCCGGGCCTCCACGTCGATGGCGTCGCCGTCCTGGTCGTCCAGTCGGTGGACGTCGACGTCGAGGTCGGTCGTGCCCGGCCCTCTCGCTCGCAGGGTGAGCGACGCGAGGGTGACCTCGTTCCCGCCCGGCTGGACGTTCCCGTCCGGGTCGGCGAACCCCAGCGTCGCCGACGAGCCGTCGGGACTGATCGAGTGCTCCGAGGACGACAGGTCGTCGTGGACGGAGACGTCGATGATGCTCGCGACGGTGTGGTCCGAGAGCGAGACGGTCACTCGCCCTTCGGAGACGCCCGACGGGAACGCCGACGCGTACAGCTCCGTCGTCCCCGTGTCACCCGTGCGAAGATCGATCGACCCGACGTCGACGAGGACGTTCGGCTGGTAGACGTACAGCCCGTCGTTGGGGTACGAGCGCGCAGGACCGCCGAAGCCGTCCTCGCAGCAGATGAGGCGGCCGTCGTCCATCGCGTAGACGTTGTCGACGTTGCGGAGCGCGTCGTCGGCGTCCTCGGGCGGATCGGTGAAGTCGGGACCGGTGATTAC belongs to Halorarum halophilum and includes:
- a CDS encoding sensor histidine kinase — protein: MPWVPTIYSVPPLLAAVIALGVFAGAWRHRGEPAARPFIAVIGVLFAWSAAYAIQIGYTDPGTQLFWQQVSFSVSSTIGPLWFVFAVRYAGFDGVLRRWVVAVLALEPVAFAAAVWLKPAGLIWRNPRPASAGAAPIVEFGIGPIYLLHIGYVYLLILAGVCLLLWVAVSGSRLHRKQAGLITAAAMLPFGANVAFTLGASPIPNLDLTTFTFALSGVIIGLALFRYDFLDLAPIAHRRWVEALGDGLLVVDDAGRVTDVEGVARQVLDPRPVVGEPAAASLPGDDLAAADGAVVEATLDGDHRYYDVSVGPMTDRHGRRVAHLVGLRDVTDREEYQRRIGVADRVLRHNVRNEGNVALGHLTAVAEGGVLDVDEATERASVAADRVGRIVDLTERIRGVTTALEQQGARDRPIDVSRVITDVVADSADPDVVEVDAPAGTTVAAPSDLLVERAVADVVENALEHTGPDAEVRVTVELGTETVAVVVADDGQGIPTDERVPFDAREETPLSHGSGLGLWMVKWAMEAAGGDVSFAENEPSGSIVTLTFRRPTVLPDRAT
- a CDS encoding DUF7511 domain-containing protein, with the translated sequence MLSGTPDQMLVMAAHSDTPAAESDPRFVPPSGLELAVVRYDDSPDRCTLSPRDVDEEDVLTHWLSVDASLAVPLASMR
- a CDS encoding YkgJ family cysteine cluster protein, which codes for MKSLESELAEARALEEDALADAIESIGFECTRCGACCKSEEPSASKDASGEFDDRQASDGTDPHTATVFPDEIRDLQAAGDYDFRDVARPMPYGLVDGPDGPSGETFEWALQTDACGDCTFYEEDGEGVGACTVHEDRPLICETYPFSVALGGTSQPMGEAVDGEGMVRAHECEGLGRDIPRADAEDLAGALKERAIRELEEAIAVRDNYEPVDADEGDIVVHDSEGAKRVDGTPFEDAS